GGGTCGAACTGCGGGGCCCAGCCCAGCCCACACAGCTTGTCCACGTTCATGGAATACCGGCGGTCATGGCCGGGGCGATCCGCGACGTGCCGAACCAGCATATGATCCGCCCCCAGCGTGTCCAGCACAATGTCTACCATCTCAAGGTTGGTCATCTCCCGCCCGGTGCCGACGTTGTAGACCTCGCCCATCTGGCCGTGGAGCAGCACCGTCTCGATGCCGGTGCAATGGTCGAACACATGCGCGTAATCTCGCATCTGCAGGCCGTCTCCGTACACCGGGATCGGCTCGCCCAGCAAGGCGTTCGTACTGAACAGCGGCACGGCCTTCTCCGGGTACTGATACGGCCCGACGTTATTGGCCCCACGCGTGATCGTGACCGGCAGACCGTAGGTGATCGCGTAGGCTTGCACCAGCTGATCGGCCGCCGCCTTACTCGCCGCGTAGGGACTGCGCGGAGCGAGCGAATCGGTCTCGACGCTCTGGTGCCCATCCGGGATATGCCCGTACACTTCGTCGGTGCTGATGTGGTGGAGCCGCATGCCCAGTTCCCTTGCGACTTCCAGCAGCACGTGCGTGCCCCGCACGTTGGTATCCGTGAACACCAGCGGCCCCAGGATGCTCACATCCACGTGTGTCTCGGCAGCGAAATTCACGATCATATCGATGCCGTGCGCCAGGCAGGTCTGCCGTACCATGGCCTGATCACTGATGTCACCCACCACCAATGAGAGGTTGGAGTGACTCCACAGATCCAGAAGATTCTCACGCCGCCCTGCATAGGTCAGCTTGTCATACACCACGATCCGAGAGGTCGGGTGGCGATCGAGCCAATACCGGACAAAGTTGCTGCCGATGAAGCCACACCCGCCAGTGATCAGCAGGGCATACGGCTGGCTGGTCGTCATGACGTGGTTAACACTAGCGCGGGCTGTCCCATGGGTGTAGATGCCGCCACGCCATGGTCAGAGCCAGTGCGCCGAGCAGCGCTGCGGGGAACAGCACGCTGGGCGCACCTGGATCACGGGGCGGCAATAGGCTGAGGCTCAGCCCCGGCACCAGCGCACACGCAGAGGTTGCCGTGGCACAGCGGGACTGCACCTGAAGCGTCTGGAACGTCCACGGTAACCTCGGCAGATCCGTCCGCGTCAGGGTACGCGTCTGGCCAGCTGGGAGTATCAACGTCAAGACAACTGTGCCGTCCACCAGGATCTCCAGTGTGCTGTCCTGGCTGGCATACAGCCGGAGCACCAGATCCGTCACGAAGCGCGCCACCCCGAGGTCTGCTGCCAGAGCGTGTCGGGAAGGAAGGCTCCAGGCGCTGATCTGCCCATCACGCGCGTAAGGGCTAGGCGCGTTCACCGTGACCAGAGTCGAGGGCACCGTCAGGTCAAGCACTATCCCAGAGAATCCACGCGGCGTCAGGGCAGCGCGGTACATCTAGCGGCGTATCCTTCGACGCAGTGTGTCTGTAAGGGCGGCACGGAAAAATCCCAGCGACCATCCCAGGTAGGTGATTGCTACCACGGCCACCAGGCGCATGGGGCTGAGGCGGCGGTGCTCATTCCATACCAGGGCTGCTGCAGCGACCAGCACGCAGAGCACAGCAGGCAGAAGCACCGGCACGGCAGGCGTGAGCAGGCACACCACCGTAAAGACCAGAGGAACGGCTTGCCGGAGGTGCATTGAACGGGGATGCTTCCGCACGACCGCGTACTTCCATGTGCCGTACCGAAACCGTTGGCGCCAGAAGGCCAGCAGGGTTTCGCGTGCATGCGCATGGTAGGTGGGAACCGGCAATGAATATACGGCGAATCGAGCCGCAGTGGCGCGGTAATCAAACTCGAAATCCTCATTTGACAGCAAGCGCTCGTCGTAGCCTCCTATGCGTTCCCACACTTCACGGCGGTAGCAGGACATCACCGTGTGAACGGTACGTACCGGCCGCGCCTGCCTGTTCCGAGACGGTGTCCCACCGTTGCCGACACGGTGGTTGAGTGTGGCGGCAATGTGCTGGCCTACCCTGGAGTGGCCGTAGTAGGTCACCGCCGGCCCGACGACGTCAGCGCCCGTCAAGGCTGCTCCAGCGAGGAGCTCCCGGATGTAAGACGGCTCGATCCGGCAATGTGCATCCAGCCGTACGATGAACTGTCCAGTCGCGGCGCGCACAGCAAGATTCAGGCCGCTGGGCGTCGAGACACCGGGATTGTCGAGAACCGTCAGAGTGGTGCCGCGCGCCAGGAAGGCTGCACGATATTCATGGAGTGTCGTGACAGTCCCGTCCGCAGATCGCCCGTCGGCCACAATGATCTCGCTCAGTTCCGGAGCATCCTGAACCAGCAACGATTCGAGCACCAGACCGATGGTGCCCGCCTCGTTGCGACATGGAATGACCACTGAAACCATCATCGGAACAGCCGTTCCTTCAGGCGATACAGCGCCCGGTAGCGCCTCAAGGCACCCAGGCGGGTCACGACGGCTTTGCGTATCCTCATCAGCATCAG
The DNA window shown above is from Deinococcus sp. KSM4-11 and carries:
- a CDS encoding glycosyltransferase family 2 protein, whose product is MMVSVVIPCRNEAGTIGLVLESLLVQDAPELSEIIVADGRSADGTVTTLHEYRAAFLARGTTLTVLDNPGVSTPSGLNLAVRAATGQFIVRLDAHCRIEPSYIRELLAGAALTGADVVGPAVTYYGHSRVGQHIAATLNHRVGNGGTPSRNRQARPVRTVHTVMSCYRREVWERIGGYDERLLSNEDFEFDYRATAARFAVYSLPVPTYHAHARETLLAFWRQRFRYGTWKYAVVRKHPRSMHLRQAVPLVFTVVCLLTPAVPVLLPAVLCVLVAAAALVWNEHRRLSPMRLVAVVAITYLGWSLGFFRAALTDTLRRRIRR
- the rfbB gene encoding dTDP-glucose 4,6-dehydratase translates to MTTSQPYALLITGGCGFIGSNFVRYWLDRHPTSRIVVYDKLTYAGRRENLLDLWSHSNLSLVVGDISDQAMVRQTCLAHGIDMIVNFAAETHVDVSILGPLVFTDTNVRGTHVLLEVARELGMRLHHISTDEVYGHIPDGHQSVETDSLAPRSPYAASKAAADQLVQAYAITYGLPVTITRGANNVGPYQYPEKAVPLFSTNALLGEPIPVYGDGLQMRDYAHVFDHCTGIETVLLHGQMGEVYNVGTGREMTNLEMVDIVLDTLGADHMLVRHVADRPGHDRRYSMNVDKLCGLGWAPQFDPKHAVAEAVKWYEDNRWWWEPIRRGVFREYYDRQYADRLAGREEQ